The Alteripontixanthobacter sp. genome has a window encoding:
- the dcd gene encoding dCTP deaminase: MAILNDKWIRERATSDGMIEPFVEAQRRENCISYGLSSFGYDARVAPEFKIFTNVDSSVVDPKDFDPKNFVDRETDCCIIPPNSFALARTVEYFRIPEDVLVICLGKSTYARCGIIVNVTPLEPGWEGHVTLEFSNTTPLPAKIYANEGACQFLFLQGNDRPEVTYADRAGKYMGQKGVTLPRL, from the coding sequence ATGGCCATCCTCAACGACAAATGGATTCGCGAACGCGCCACATCGGACGGCATGATAGAGCCATTCGTGGAAGCGCAGCGGCGCGAAAACTGCATTTCCTACGGGCTCAGCTCGTTCGGCTACGATGCGCGGGTGGCACCCGAATTCAAGATTTTCACCAATGTCGATTCCAGCGTGGTTGACCCAAAGGATTTCGACCCGAAGAACTTCGTCGACCGCGAAACCGATTGCTGCATCATCCCGCCCAACAGTTTCGCGCTGGCGCGGACGGTGGAATATTTCCGAATACCGGAAGATGTGCTGGTGATCTGCCTCGGCAAATCGACCTATGCGCGCTGCGGGATTATCGTGAATGTCACCCCGCTGGAGCCGGGCTGGGAAGGCCATGTGACGCTGGAATTCTCCAACACCACACCGCTTCCCGCCAAGATCTACGCCAATGAGGGCGCGTGCCAGTTCTTGTTCCTGCAGGGCAATGACCGGCCCGAAGTGACCTATGCCGACCGGGCCGGCAAATATATGGGTCAGAAGGGCGTCACCCTGCCGCGCTTGTGA
- a CDS encoding saccharopine dehydrogenase NADP-binding domain-containing protein, with amino-acid sequence MTDKNAEFDIVIYGATGYTGRLVAEHFVREYGGKADSPKWAMAGRNQSKLEDVRTLIGAPDDTPLVVADASDPDSLTAMCERTKVVLTTVGPYQLYGSELVETCARTGTDYADLSGEPVWMAEMIERHHDLAVASGARISFSSGFDSIPFDLGVLMLQKEAVDRFGKPAPHVRGRVRAMNGTFSGGTAASLGATMKAAAKDPSVIMKMRDPFVLTPGFEGPGQPSGMVPAYEKDLDKWAAPFIMAAINTKNVHRTNFLLGHPYGEDFKYDEMVLTSPGEAGKKMANAAVELMKNPFGAKPPKPGEGPTEEERENGNYDVLFVGDFDDGKSIRYGVKGRYDPGYGSTSRMLGEVGMALLESGAPGGIGTPGSILGEELVKRLREHAELTFEVED; translated from the coding sequence ATGACCGACAAAAACGCGGAATTCGATATCGTGATCTATGGCGCGACCGGCTATACCGGGCGCCTCGTGGCCGAACATTTCGTACGCGAATATGGCGGAAAAGCGGACTCACCCAAATGGGCGATGGCCGGGCGCAACCAGTCCAAGCTGGAGGATGTGCGCACGCTGATCGGTGCGCCGGACGATACGCCGCTGGTGGTTGCCGATGCCAGCGATCCGGACAGCCTGACCGCAATGTGCGAGCGGACCAAAGTGGTTCTCACAACGGTCGGGCCCTACCAGCTCTATGGCAGCGAACTAGTCGAAACCTGTGCGCGCACCGGGACCGATTACGCCGACCTTTCCGGGGAGCCGGTGTGGATGGCCGAAATGATCGAGCGTCATCACGATCTCGCCGTAGCCAGCGGGGCGCGCATTTCCTTCTCCAGCGGATTCGATTCGATTCCCTTCGATCTGGGCGTGCTGATGCTGCAAAAAGAAGCGGTCGATCGCTTCGGCAAACCTGCGCCGCATGTCCGCGGCCGGGTTCGCGCGATGAACGGCACCTTCTCCGGCGGCACGGCAGCCAGCCTGGGCGCAACGATGAAGGCGGCGGCAAAGGACCCGTCGGTAATCATGAAAATGCGCGATCCGTTCGTGCTGACTCCCGGCTTCGAAGGGCCTGGCCAGCCCAGCGGCATGGTCCCGGCTTACGAGAAAGACCTCGATAAATGGGCCGCACCGTTCATCATGGCGGCTATCAACACCAAGAACGTCCACCGCACCAATTTCCTGCTCGGCCATCCTTACGGCGAGGACTTCAAATATGACGAGATGGTGCTGACCAGCCCCGGAGAGGCGGGCAAGAAGATGGCCAACGCAGCGGTCGAACTGATGAAAAATCCGTTCGGCGCGAAACCGCCCAAGCCGGGCGAAGGTCCGACGGAAGAAGAGCGCGAGAACGGCAATTACGACGTGCTGTTCGTGGGCGACTTCGATGACGGAAAATCGATCCGTTACGGCGTAAAGGGTCGCTACGATCCGGGTTACGGCTCGACCAGCCGGATGCTGGGCGAAGTTGGCATGGCCCTGCTGGAATCCGGCGCGCCCGGCGGCATCGGCACGCCCGGCTCAATCTTGGGCGAGGAACTGGTCAAGCGCCTTCGCGAACATGCCGAACTGACATTCGAGGTCGAGGATTAG